The proteins below come from a single Burkholderia contaminans genomic window:
- a CDS encoding LysR substrate-binding domain-containing protein, translated as MADTVQPADLGFFSTLAASGSLSAAARELGLTAAAVSKRLTQMERRAGVTLVNRTTRRMMLTPEGDVYLDYARRILDQMDELGELLGSAKQRPKGLLRVNATLGFGRNQVGPAISRFVARYPEVSVQLQLSVMPPPLTDDAFDVCIRFGEPPDTRVVARRLAPNRRLLCAAPAYLAQHGTPTTPHDLTRHNCIGIRQGDEGYGIWRLSSGRGTARHTEAVRINGNLTTNDGEIAVKWALDGHGILMRAEWDLRDYLADGRLVVVLPDHETPSADIYAVYAQRHQMSARIRAFVDFLADELGQ; from the coding sequence ATGGCGGATACCGTCCAGCCGGCCGATCTCGGCTTCTTCTCGACGCTGGCCGCGTCGGGCAGCCTGAGCGCGGCCGCGCGCGAACTCGGGCTCACCGCGGCAGCCGTCAGCAAGCGGCTCACGCAGATGGAGCGGCGCGCGGGCGTGACGCTCGTGAACCGCACGACGCGGCGCATGATGCTGACGCCCGAAGGCGACGTGTATCTTGACTACGCGCGCCGGATCCTCGACCAGATGGACGAACTCGGCGAACTGCTCGGCAGCGCGAAGCAGCGCCCGAAGGGGCTGCTGCGCGTGAACGCGACGCTCGGCTTCGGGCGTAACCAGGTCGGCCCCGCTATCTCGCGCTTCGTCGCGCGTTATCCGGAGGTGTCGGTGCAGCTGCAGTTGTCGGTGATGCCGCCGCCGCTCACCGACGACGCGTTCGACGTATGCATCCGCTTCGGCGAGCCGCCCGATACGCGGGTCGTCGCGCGGCGGCTCGCGCCGAACCGCCGGCTGCTGTGCGCGGCGCCCGCGTATCTCGCGCAGCACGGCACACCAACGACGCCGCACGACCTGACGCGCCACAATTGCATCGGCATCCGGCAAGGGGACGAAGGTTACGGAATCTGGCGCCTGTCGAGCGGGCGCGGCACGGCACGCCACACGGAGGCCGTGCGGATCAACGGCAACCTGACGACGAACGATGGCGAGATCGCCGTGAAATGGGCGCTCGACGGGCACGGGATCCTGATGCGCGCGGAATGGGATCTGCGCGACTATCTCGCCGACGGCCGCCTGGTCGTCGTGCTGCCCGACCACGAGACGCCGAGCGCCGACATCTATGCGGTGTATGCGCAGCGTCACCAGATGTCCGCCCGGATTCGGGCGTTCGTCGATTTTCTGGCGGACGAGCTGGGACAGTGA
- a CDS encoding tartrate dehydrogenase codes for MKTYRIATIPGDGIGKEVVPAAKQVLEALARGSDRFAFEFEDFDWGADYYRQHGAMMPADGLDALRGKDAILFGSAGDPDVPDHVTLWGLRLKICQGFDQYANVRPTRILPGIDAPLKRCGPDDLNWVIVRENSEGEYAGVGGRVHQGHPIEAATDVSILTRAGVERIMRFAFRLAQSRPRKLLTVITKSNAQRHAMVMWDEIAKQIAREFPDVTWDKELVDAATARMVNRPASLDTIVATNLHADILSDLAAALAGSLGIAPTGNIDPERRYPSMFEPIHGSAFDIMGKGLANPVGTFWSVVMLLEHLGETAAAARVMQAIEAVTADPSLHTRDLGGSATTAQVTAAVCERVANAVVAA; via the coding sequence ATGAAGACCTACCGTATCGCAACGATTCCCGGCGACGGGATCGGCAAGGAAGTGGTGCCTGCGGCCAAGCAGGTGCTGGAAGCGCTGGCCCGCGGCAGCGACCGCTTTGCGTTCGAGTTCGAGGATTTCGACTGGGGTGCCGACTACTACCGCCAGCACGGCGCGATGATGCCGGCCGATGGCCTCGACGCCTTGCGCGGCAAGGACGCGATCCTGTTCGGCTCGGCGGGCGACCCCGACGTGCCGGATCACGTGACGCTGTGGGGGCTGCGCCTGAAGATCTGCCAGGGCTTCGACCAGTACGCGAACGTGCGCCCGACGCGCATCCTGCCCGGTATCGACGCACCGCTGAAGCGCTGCGGGCCCGACGACCTGAACTGGGTGATCGTCCGCGAGAACTCCGAAGGCGAATACGCGGGCGTTGGCGGCCGCGTGCACCAGGGTCACCCGATCGAGGCCGCGACGGACGTGTCGATCCTCACGCGCGCCGGCGTCGAACGCATCATGCGCTTCGCGTTCCGGCTCGCGCAGTCGCGCCCGCGCAAGCTGCTGACCGTGATCACGAAGAGCAACGCGCAGCGGCACGCGATGGTGATGTGGGATGAGATCGCGAAGCAGATTGCGCGGGAATTCCCCGACGTCACGTGGGACAAGGAGCTCGTCGATGCGGCGACCGCGCGCATGGTCAACCGGCCGGCGTCGCTCGACACGATCGTCGCGACCAACCTGCACGCGGACATCCTCAGCGATCTCGCCGCCGCGCTCGCGGGCAGCCTCGGCATCGCGCCGACCGGCAACATCGATCCCGAGCGCCGCTATCCGTCGATGTTCGAGCCGATCCACGGCTCCGCGTTCGACATCATGGGCAAGGGGCTCGCGAATCCGGTCGGCACGTTCTGGTCGGTCGTGATGCTGCTCGAACATCTCGGCGAAACGGCAGCCGCCGCGCGCGTGATGCAGGCGATCGAGGCCGTGACGGCCGACCCGTCACTGCATACGCGCGACCTCGGCGGCAGCGCGACGACCGCGCAGGTGACGGCGGCTGTGTGCGAGCGCGTCGCGAACGCGGTGGTCGCAGCCTGA
- a CDS encoding MFS transporter — protein MQADLETRVARKLMWRIIPFVMLLYFVSFLDRVNVGFAAMTMNKAIGLSPTAFGFGGGLFFIGYFLFEVPSNLILHRVGARIWIARVMITWGIVSAVSAFASGPTSFYVLRFLLGMAEAGFFPGIILYLSLWFPAKQRAVAAAWFMAAAPISTAIGSPLSGAIMQMPPMFGLADWQMLYIIEALPAVVLGFVVLRCLTDAPSKAAWLRADERDWLVARLKAEADARHTHAGHTAGAWQALRDPRVLALALIYFGTSAGLYTLGLWAPLMVKQFGFTALQTGLLTGVPSIAAVVAMIVWARHSDRTGERTWHVVVPCVLACIGFVFAGQASTALLTVLALVVVNIGISAAKAPLWAMPSAFLSGAGAAAGIAMINSIGNLGGFVGPFAIGWLKHVTGGYAAGLYVVAGTLAVSAVVTLMLSRKGAKEAVVPGVRHHS, from the coding sequence ATGCAAGCGGATCTGGAAACCCGCGTCGCGCGGAAGCTGATGTGGCGCATCATTCCGTTCGTGATGCTGCTTTACTTCGTCAGCTTTCTCGATCGCGTCAACGTCGGCTTCGCCGCGATGACGATGAACAAGGCGATCGGCCTGTCGCCGACCGCGTTCGGGTTCGGCGGCGGCCTGTTCTTCATCGGCTACTTTCTGTTCGAAGTACCGAGCAACCTGATCCTCCATCGCGTCGGCGCGCGCATCTGGATTGCGCGCGTGATGATCACGTGGGGGATCGTGTCGGCTGTATCTGCATTCGCGTCCGGGCCCACGAGCTTCTACGTGCTGCGTTTCCTGCTCGGCATGGCCGAAGCCGGGTTCTTCCCCGGCATCATCCTGTACCTGAGCCTGTGGTTTCCCGCGAAGCAGCGCGCGGTGGCCGCGGCGTGGTTCATGGCGGCCGCGCCGATCTCGACCGCGATCGGATCGCCGCTGTCGGGCGCGATCATGCAGATGCCGCCGATGTTCGGGCTCGCCGACTGGCAGATGCTGTACATCATCGAAGCGCTGCCGGCGGTCGTGCTCGGCTTCGTCGTGCTCAGGTGCCTGACCGATGCGCCGTCGAAGGCCGCGTGGCTGCGCGCGGACGAGCGCGACTGGCTGGTCGCGAGGTTGAAAGCCGAAGCCGATGCGCGCCACACGCATGCCGGGCATACGGCCGGCGCGTGGCAGGCGCTGCGCGACCCGCGCGTGCTGGCGCTCGCGCTGATCTACTTCGGCACGTCGGCGGGGCTGTACACGCTCGGCCTCTGGGCGCCGCTGATGGTCAAGCAGTTCGGCTTCACCGCGCTGCAGACGGGGTTGCTCACCGGGGTTCCGAGCATCGCCGCCGTCGTCGCGATGATCGTGTGGGCGCGGCACTCGGATCGCACCGGCGAGCGCACGTGGCACGTCGTGGTTCCGTGCGTGCTCGCGTGCATCGGCTTCGTGTTCGCGGGGCAGGCGAGCACGGCGCTGCTGACCGTGCTCGCGCTGGTGGTCGTCAACATCGGGATCAGCGCCGCGAAGGCGCCGTTGTGGGCGATGCCGAGTGCGTTCCTGTCCGGCGCCGGCGCGGCGGCGGGCATCGCGATGATCAATTCGATCGGCAATCTCGGCGGATTCGTCGGGCCGTTCGCGATCGGCTGGTTGAAGCACGTGACGGGCGGGTATGCGGCGGGGTTGTATGTGGTGGCGGGCACGCTCGCGGTGTCGGCGGTGGTGACGCTGATGTTGAGTCGGAAGGGGGCGAAGGAAGCCGTCGTGCCGGGTGTGCGGCATCACTCGTAA
- a CDS encoding polysaccharide lyase family 7 protein: MKNRIIPCVVAVLSVACLSACGGDDPASPAAAARQQATAMALSPSNPPGSNFNLAPFTLQLPTGASGKVDTVSGSSLAGGYVNPTYFYTDASDGSMVMMDPTQGWTTSGSLHPRTELRENAIWPTSGTNRLNATVAVTQVPDHTTIGQIFQGTGPSKPLCELQFTSGGVVQLLLESTNQGGKSTTTPITTVGVGKQFSYALSLSGTTITVTANGTTKTFTMDSSFDGESFYFKAGDYDQTAVSGTPLTTPGTVVKFHALTLTHG; encoded by the coding sequence ATGAAGAACAGGATCATCCCGTGCGTCGTCGCCGTTTTGTCCGTAGCGTGCCTGTCCGCGTGCGGCGGCGACGATCCGGCCAGCCCGGCCGCCGCCGCCCGCCAGCAGGCCACCGCGATGGCGCTCAGCCCGTCGAACCCGCCCGGCTCGAACTTCAACCTCGCGCCGTTCACGCTGCAGTTGCCGACCGGCGCGTCCGGCAAGGTCGACACCGTGAGCGGTTCGTCGCTCGCGGGCGGCTATGTGAACCCGACGTATTTCTATACGGACGCCAGCGACGGATCGATGGTGATGATGGACCCGACGCAGGGCTGGACGACGTCCGGCTCGCTGCATCCGCGCACCGAACTACGCGAGAACGCGATCTGGCCGACCTCCGGCACGAACCGGCTGAATGCGACGGTGGCCGTCACGCAAGTGCCCGATCACACGACGATCGGCCAGATCTTCCAGGGCACCGGCCCGAGCAAGCCACTGTGCGAGCTGCAGTTCACGTCCGGCGGCGTCGTGCAGTTGCTGCTCGAAAGCACCAACCAGGGCGGTAAGTCGACGACCACGCCGATCACCACGGTCGGCGTCGGCAAGCAGTTCAGCTACGCGCTGAGCCTGAGCGGCACGACGATCACCGTCACCGCGAACGGCACGACGAAGACCTTCACGATGGATTCGAGCTTCGACGGCGAAAGCTTCTACTTCAAGGCGGGCGACTACGACCAGACGGCCGTGTCCGGCACACCGCTGACGACGCCCGGCACCGTCGTGAAGTTCCATGCGCTGACGCTCACGCATGGCTGA
- a CDS encoding shikimate kinase: MTALTVIHLNGPINSGKTTIGVALARVLPDARLIDGDDRDAPKDAPFDVQWAIALERLVTQITHARERHLVIAYPIGEPEFERLRAACDACSARLYVVTLAPPEAIASSNRGSRALTDWERNRIAEMYREGYASRPFSQMVLDTSDVTPDACAARIAQHVAATES, translated from the coding sequence ATGACCGCCCTTACCGTCATCCACCTGAACGGCCCAATCAACAGCGGCAAGACGACGATCGGTGTCGCGCTCGCACGCGTGCTGCCCGACGCGCGCTTAATCGACGGCGACGATCGCGATGCGCCCAAGGATGCGCCGTTCGACGTGCAGTGGGCGATCGCGCTCGAACGTCTCGTCACGCAGATCACCCACGCACGCGAGCGTCATCTGGTCATCGCCTATCCGATCGGCGAGCCGGAATTCGAGCGGCTGCGCGCCGCCTGCGATGCATGCAGTGCGCGGTTGTACGTCGTGACGCTCGCGCCGCCCGAAGCGATCGCGTCGTCGAATCGCGGCTCACGTGCGTTGACGGACTGGGAGCGCAACCGGATCGCCGAGATGTATCGCGAAGGCTATGCGTCGCGGCCGTTCAGCCAGATGGTGCTCGATACGTCCGATGTGACGCCCGATGCTTGTGCGGCGAGGATTGCGCAGCACGTCGCGGCGACGGAGTCGTGA
- the argG gene encoding argininosuccinate synthase has product MSTILESLPTGQKVGIAFSGGLDTSAALHWMKLKGAVPYAYTANLGQPDEDDYDAIPKRAIEYGAAGARLIDCRAQLVAEGIAALQSGAFHITTAGVTYFNTTPIGRAVTGTMLVAAMKEDGVNIWGDGSTYKGNDIERFYRYGLLVNPDLKIYKPWLDQTFIDELGGRAEMSEFMNQAGFAYKMSAEKAYSTDSNLLGATHEAKDLESLESGIKIVNPIMGVAFWRDDVKIAAEEVTVRFEAGQPVALNGVEFKDQVELLLEANRIGGRHGLGMSDQIENRIIEAKSRGIYEAPGLALLYIAYERLVTGIHNEDTIEQYRENGRRLGRLLYQGRWFDPQAIMLRETAQRWVARAITGEVKIELRRGNDYSILSTKSPNLTYQPERLSMEKVASTFSPRDRIGQLTMRNLDITDTRDKLRVYSQVGLLTPGETSALPQIKGDEK; this is encoded by the coding sequence ATGAGCACGATTCTCGAAAGCCTCCCGACCGGCCAGAAGGTCGGTATCGCCTTCTCCGGCGGCCTGGACACCAGCGCTGCACTGCACTGGATGAAACTCAAGGGCGCCGTCCCGTACGCATATACGGCGAACCTCGGCCAGCCCGACGAAGACGATTACGACGCGATCCCGAAACGCGCGATCGAATACGGCGCAGCCGGCGCCCGCCTGATCGACTGCCGCGCGCAGCTCGTCGCCGAAGGCATCGCGGCACTGCAAAGCGGCGCGTTCCACATCACGACGGCCGGCGTCACGTACTTCAACACCACGCCGATCGGCCGTGCCGTGACGGGCACGATGCTCGTCGCCGCGATGAAGGAAGACGGCGTCAACATCTGGGGCGACGGCAGCACGTACAAGGGCAACGACATCGAGCGCTTCTACCGCTACGGCCTGCTCGTGAACCCGGATCTGAAGATCTACAAGCCGTGGCTCGACCAGACGTTCATCGACGAGCTCGGCGGCCGTGCCGAAATGTCCGAATTCATGAATCAGGCCGGTTTCGCGTACAAGATGTCGGCCGAGAAGGCCTACTCGACCGATTCGAACCTGCTCGGCGCGACGCACGAAGCGAAGGATCTGGAAAGCCTCGAAAGCGGCATCAAGATCGTGAACCCGATCATGGGCGTCGCGTTCTGGCGCGACGACGTGAAGATCGCCGCCGAAGAAGTGACGGTGCGCTTCGAAGCCGGCCAGCCGGTCGCGCTGAACGGCGTCGAGTTCAAGGATCAGGTCGAGCTGCTGCTGGAAGCGAACCGCATCGGCGGCCGCCACGGCCTCGGCATGAGCGACCAGATCGAAAACCGCATCATCGAAGCGAAGAGCCGCGGCATCTACGAAGCCCCGGGCCTCGCGCTGCTGTACATCGCGTACGAGCGTCTCGTCACCGGCATCCACAACGAAGACACGATCGAGCAGTACCGCGAGAACGGCCGCCGCCTCGGCCGCCTGCTGTACCAAGGCCGCTGGTTCGACCCGCAGGCGATCATGCTGCGCGAAACCGCGCAACGTTGGGTCGCCCGCGCGATCACCGGCGAAGTGAAGATCGAACTGCGCCGCGGCAACGACTACTCGATCCTGAGCACGAAGTCGCCGAACCTCACGTACCAGCCGGAACGCCTGTCGATGGAGAAGGTGGCGTCGACGTTCTCGCCGCGCGACCGGATCGGCCAGCTGACGATGCGCAACCTCGACATCACCGATACGCGCGACAAGCTGCGCGTGTATTCGCAAGTCGGGCTGCTGACGCCGGGTGAGACGTCGGCGCTGCCGCAGATCAAGGGCGACGAGAAGTAA